AGGGGATGGAATCGAGGATGGCCTCGTACCAGAAGGCCTTGTCCACCACGATGTCGAAGGCGGTGTTCAGGTTTTTGGCCGCCTGTCCCACCTCGTCGCCCGAGGTCACGGCGAGGCGGGCGGTGAAGTCCCCGCCCGCAAAGCGCCTGGCCGCCTCGACGATGCGGGCCAGGGGCCTGGTGACGATGACCCTGGAGAGCAGGAAGACCAAGGCCAAAAGTACCAGCAGGCCCAGGCCTCCAGCCGCAAAGCTCATGTTCACGCTGCGCTGGGCGTCGGCCAGAAGGGCGTCCAGAGACACGGTCAGGACCATGCTCCAGGGGGTGTCGGTTTCGCCGATGGTGAAGGGCGACAGGTAATAATAGGAGGTCTCCCCCGTGGCCAGGGACTTGTTTTCCTCCACGCGGGCCTTTCCCGCCCGGACGTCTTTGTCCCGGGCCGTGGCGTCGGCCCGCACGTCGAGAATCTTCTTGCCCACGAATTCGGCCTTGGGATGGGCCACATAAGTGGTGTCATTGGAGAACAGGAAGGCATAGCCCTCTCCGAAGGGCTTGATCCCCAGGACGATCTTCTTGATGAGCTCGGTGCTGATGTCCACCCCGGCCACACCCACGATCTTGCCGTTTTGGCGGATGGGCGCGCACAGGCTGACGAGCATGGTCTTCTGGCCGCCCACGGTGTATTCCACCGGGTTCATGACCACGTCCTTTCCAGAACGCAGCGGCTTGACATAATAGTCGTTTTTCCCGGCCGTGTCGTAGTCCGTGCAGGGCTCCAGATGGACGCCGCCCACCCGGTTCCAGTAGGGCACGAAGCGTCCCTTGGCGTCGCTGCCGTCTGCGCCCGCGTTTTCCCCGTCCAGCCCGTCCAGGGCGTTTGGTTCGAACACGGTCCATACCCCGAGAAAATCCGGATTATGTTCGAGCAGGCCGCGCAGCATGTTGCTCACCCGGGCCCGCCGCGTCTCCGGAGGCATGTCGTCCATGAAGGCCAGGGCCTGGGCCACCCCCCGGGCCGCGTTCAACCCTTCGTCCAGTTCGGCCTTGATGATGGCCCCGCTGGCGGCGGCCTCCATCTTGACCGCTTCCTCCACCCGGAGTTTGGCCGAATTGTTTAAAGTCCTGGCGAAATACAGGGTGGTCACGGCCAAAATGATCGTCACCACCAGCCCCACGCACAACGACAGCTTGAGCCCGATTCCCATTTTTTGGAACATGCGAGTCCGCTCCCTGCAAGCACGGTTGGCGCGCGGGCGGAACGGACCCGAAAGCGCGGTTTCAAACGGAAGAGAAGAGGCTTTTTACCAGTATATACGGCACCCCGGGTTTTCTTTCAATCCCCGGGAGGGTTATTTCTCCATGGTAAAGAAAAAAACAGGCTTACAGGGGAAATATAAACGTCAACGGACGATATCGCAAGGTGTATAATCGAAGCATGCACACCTGTTTCAGAAAGGCGGGAGCGGCCGGAAAAACGAGGAAAAAACGGAAAAATGCATGTGGCGTGCACTCGTAAAGGTGCGCCGCAGCCGCTTCCCCTGGGACTTGCGGGAAAAAACGGTCGGGCGGCTGAAAGCCGCATCAGTTCCAGAGTTCCTGTTCTTCCTCCTCGGTCAGGGCGTCGGATGCGTCGGGGCCGCCTGGCGCGGCAGGCCTCTTGCCGGTGCGGGGTTTGGCGGGCCGGATGTCGAAACCCGTGAGGTAGGCCCCGTAGGCGAAGCCTTCCCGGCCATCTGCAGTGCGGACCCTGATCCAGTTCTCCTGGCGTTCCAGAACCGTCACCATTTCGTCCCGATCCAGACCGCCGATCACGGCGCTTTTGGACGACGGCCCCTGCCGCAGGTTCAGGCCCTGGATGGTCACCCGTTCGGTGCGCGGCGAAGGGGAGGCTACGGGGGCTGGCGTCGGGGAGGCGGGCTTGGTTCCGATACTCACGGAGCAGGCGGGAAGGATGGCCAGGGCCAGGAGTAAGGCCAGAAGCGGCGTCAGGGTGCGGCGGGGCATGATCCCTCCTTGCGGGCGTTTTCTATGGGAGGGCATTGGCCGAGTCGGCAGGCCGCCTCGAGATCCCGGCACATGTCTGATGGGCGTCCCAGACTGGCGAGCAGCTTGGCGCGCCGGATAAAAAGTCCGGGATTGCCGGGGTCCAGAGCCACGGCCTGGTCGTAGGCCGAAAGGGCCTCTCCGGGGCGGCCAAGGGCAATCAGGCACAGGCCGCGCATGGAGTGCACGGCGGCCTGGGCGTCGCCTGCGGCCAGGGCCTGATCATAGTCCGCCAGGGCTTCGGCCGGGCGGCCCAGGAAATAACGGGCATGGCCCCTGGCGACAAAATATTCGGCCCGGCCGGGGGCCAGGGCCAGGGCCGCGTCGAGTTCCTTCTCGGCCTTGGCGTAACGTTTGGCCCGGCCGTGCGTTTTGGCGGCTTCATGATGCCGGGCGGCCCGGCGCAGGGCATCGGCGGCGGCGTCCGTAACGCCAGGCCCGGGAGGGGCCTCGGCCGCAGCAGGGGGCGGCGGGGCCTCGTCACCCGGCGGGGCGGCCGGGGGGGCCGTGGCGGCGTCATCGTCCTTCGGGGCCGCAGGAGGCGGCTGACGCCGCGCGGCATCGGCAAAGGCCGCCAGATCGCGGAAAAGGCGCTTGGTGGCGTCAGAAATCCCGGACAGGCTGGCCGGGCCCATGGCCACCCCGGCCCACAGGATGCGGCCGGTCTCCACGTCGATGAACCGGGCGTCGATGCGCGTCTTGCCGTCTTCTTCGGCCACGGAGCCGCTGACGATGGCCGTGGCCCCGGCCATGGCCCCCACCTTGAGGGCCGCCGAGGTGTAGGTCAGGCCCCGCTCCCCGAATTCCAGTTCTTCCAGCAGGCGGCTGATGATCCGCCGTTCCACCACCTCGAACCGGCCGGAATTGACCGCCGCCGTGGTCAGCATCTCCGAAACCAGACGGCCTTTTTCGCTGTTCCGGGCCTTGGCCGTGACCGGTTCGAATTCGAGAATGGCGATTTTTTGCCGGTCGGCGGCCCGGAATGTCGCGCCAGAAGACGGGCTCTCGGCCTCGGCGGCCTGCGCCGGGGCAAGGGGGACCGCAAGCAGGCCCAGAAGGAGGAAGAGCAGAAAAGCGGATGCCCGCGGCATGGAGCAGACGCCTCCTCGGGCAAAGCCGTGTCGGCCCTGCCTGCGGTATTTGCCACGGGCCGTAGCGCGCGGCTGTGTGACCATCGGCTTTTCTTACGCAGTGCAGGGAGGCTTGGTCAATGCCCGCGCGGGGACGACGATTCATTCTCGCCGAGGTCCAGGACGGCGAACGGCTTGGTCAATGCCCGCGCGGGAACGGCCCTGGCGGCGGGCTGGAAAAAGCGAGGTTCACCGTCCGGGGCCGGGGGCGTTTGCCGTGAACAGGGCGTCGCCCGAGGCCAGTCGGCCCTTGGCGTCGGAAAAGGGATCGTAGAGGCCCTCGAAGGCAAAGCCGTGGGCGGCCAGGAACTCCCGCAGTTCGGGGAAAAGCGGTTGCCCGTCGTAGAGCGGGTAGAAGGCGGTCTCGGCCAGGATGAGCGCCGCCCGGGGCAGGATGCCCACGGCCCCTTGCAGGGCGGCCAGTTCATAGCCCTGCAGATCGAGCTTGATGATGTCCGCGCCTTGCGGCAGGGCCGCATCCAGCCGGACCACCGGGACCGTCACCCGGGCCGTCTGGCGGATGTCCTGGTCGGCATATTTCTCATGGATGCCCGTGGGCGGGAGCATGGAGGACAGGGTGCGGCGGCTTAAGACCGTCAGCTCGGCCGTAGCCGCCTGCGGCCCCAGGGCGCAGGCCTGGACGACGACCCGGGCGTCTCCCAGATAGCGTTTTTCAAGCTTGCGGGCCAACTCCGGCAGGGGCTCGAAGGCCGCCACCCGGGCCCGGGGGAACAGCTCCAGAAAGCGGGCCGTGGTGCGGCCCTTGTTGGCCCCGCCGTCCACAATCACGGGGTCTGCGGCGGGGCGCAGTTCGGCCAGCCGGTCCAGGGGCGGGGTGTCGTGCACCAGGGCGGGGTCGAGATCGTGGAACATGGGGCGTGGCATGGCGAGGGGGCGGGATCCGGTCAGGACGTGCCGCCGGAGGCGTCTTCGGGCTGGTCCGAGGCGTGGGCATGGGGAAAAAGGGGCAGCGTCAGGGTGAACACGGCCCGGCCCGCATCGTGGGCATAGGCCAGGGAGCCGCCCATGTCCTGGGCCAGCCGTCTGGCCAGGGCCAGTCCTGGGCCGGTCCCGCTTTCCTCGAAGGGCAGAAACAGCCGCTCGGGCTCCCTGGCCGGTTGGGCCTCGGGGTAAGCCACGGTCAGTCGGGAAAAGGTGTCGTCGGACCAGGCCGTCACGTCCATGGTCCCGCCCCGGGGCATGTGCGCCGCGCCGTGGCGCACCATGGCCGTCACCACCTGGCCCAAAAGCAGGGGGTCTTCCTCCACGGCGGTGACGGCCCGGGAAAAATCCGTGCGGCACACGACGTCGCGGCCGACGAGTTCGGGGGACAGGGCCTCCAGAACCTGGGCGATCACCCCGCCCATTCCCAGGCACACCGGATGCTGGTCCGCCGGTTGCAGATAGGTCCGGATGCGGTCCACCAGGGCCTCCAGGCGGGCCGCCTCGGCCAGGATGATCTCGGTCTCGTGGGCCTCGGGGTGGCGGTCGTGGAGCCTTTTGGCGAACCCGGCGATGGAGAACAGGGGGTTTCGGATTTCATGGGCCACTTCGGCGGATATGGCCCCCAGGGTCTTGAGTTTTTCCTGCTGCACCATGAGCCGCTCCAACTCCACCCGGTCGGTGATGTCGATGAGCAGGCCTTCCACCAGCATGCCGTCGCCCTCGGGGGCCTCCGTGGCCGACATGACCTTGAGGATGCAGTGCGTGATGGTTCCGTCCGGGCGTAGAAAGCGGCAGTCGAGGGACAGGGGGCGGGAAACCCCGGAAAAAGCCTGGCCGATGACGTCGCGGATGGCCTGGCGGTCGTCGGCGTGGGCCTGTTGCACGAACCAGCCGGGAACCGCCAGGGCTGTGGCCCGGGACTGGCCGAACATGGCGCGGCAGTTTTTATTGACGAATTCCAGTGTCAGATCCGGGCGCAGGGCGAAGACCAGAAGCGGCAGGTTCTGGACCAACTCGAAATAGCGGGCCTCGGCCCGCAGCATGCGCCGCTGGGTCTCGGCGGCGGTGATGGCCGCCTGGGCGGCGTGGTCCAGCAGTTCGTAGCTTTCGATGGGTTTGACGATGAAGTCCGTGGCCCCGCGCCGGAAGCTCTCCACCACGTCGCGCACCTCGCCCCGCCCGGAGATGACCACCACCGGCGGAGGGTCGGCGACATGGGCCAGTTCGGCCAAAAATCCGAATCCGTCCAGCACGGGCATGCGCAGGTCGAGCAGGATCAGGTCCGGCCGCTGTTTCTCCAACAGACCCAGGGCCTGACGGCCATTTTCGGCCTGGGCCGTCTGGTATCCCGAATGGGAAAGCCACAGGGAGACGCTTTCGCGCAGGGTGGGATCGTCGTCGACGATCAGGACCAGGGGACTTTTCACGCGCGCTGGGCATCCTTGTGGAGGTGTGGGAACGGGACGGCCTGTGCCTTTTATGCCGGGTTGCCGGGGAAACGGCAAGGGGGCGGCCGCCGTCGGTCGGCTGTCGCCCCGGGTGGTGTCGCCGTGGTGGCATCGGACAAGAATGTTGCATGCCGAAATCCGGCGTGTCTGTGAAAATTATGTTGCAAAAATGTCAAAATTTACCTATACGCACTCCACCCGAACGGCGCCGGTGGGCGCGGCGCGGACATCGCTTCTCGTTTTCAGGACAGACGATGCCCGTGACCCCCGGAGCCTGTGCAGGGGAAACACGGCCGCGCGGCGGCCAACACTTTCAAGGGGGGGTTATCTATGAATGCGGCGGATACGGGATTCATCCTCATCTGCGCAGCCCTGGTCATGTTCATGACCCCGGGGCTGGCTCTTTTCTACGGCGGCATGGTCCGGGCCAAAAACGTCCTGGGAACGGTCATGCACAGCATGGTCATCCTGGGCGTCGTCTCCATCGTCTGGGCCGTCATCGGTTACACCTTGTCCTTTGGCTCGGACATCGGCGGCCTCATCGGCGGCATGGACTTTTTCGGCCTAAACGGCGTGGGCGTCGAACCCAAAGCCGGCGTGGACAATCTGCCGCACCTGGCGTTCATGATCTTCCAGTGCATGTTCGCGGTCATCACCCCGGCGCTGATTACCGGCGCGTTCGCCGAGCGCATCAAGTTTACCGGATTTTTGCTGTTCACCATCCTGTGGGTCATTTTCGTCTACAGCCCCATGTGCCACTGGGTGTGGGGCGGCGGCTGGCTGGCCGGACTCGGGGCCCTGGACTTCGCCGGAGGCGCCGTGGTGCATATGAGCTCCGCCGCCTCGGCCCTGGCCTGCGCCATCTACCTGGGCAAACGCTCGGGCTACGGCAAGCAGCCGTTTATGCCCCACAATCTGCCCCTGACCGTGCTCGGCGCGGCCATCCTGTGGTTCGGCTGGTTCGGCTTCAACGCCGGTTCGGCCCTGGCCGCCAACGGCCTGGCCGCCAGCGCCTTCACCACCACCCACATGGCCGCTGCGGCCGCCGCCATCGGATGGATGGTCGTGGAATGGATCCATCGCGGCAAACCCACCACCCTGGGCTTCGTGTCCGGCGCGGTTGCAGGCCTTGTGGCCATCACCCCGGCCGCCGGATTCGTCACCGTCATGCCCGCCATCGTCATCGGCCTTTTGGCCGGCGGCATCTGCTACGGCGGCGTCCTGCTCAAGCATCTCTTCGGCTACGACGACTCCCTGGACGTGGTGGGCATCCACGGCCTGGGCGGCACCTGGGGCGCGCTGGCCACCGGTCTTTTCGCCACCAAGACGGTCAACGAACTGGGCAATAACGGCCTGTTTTTCGGTAATCCCGGGCAGTTGTGGATTCAGTTCATATCCGTGGTGGCCACCTGGGCCTTCTGCTTCGTCATGACCATGATCCTGCTCAAAGTCGTGGACGTCGTAACAGGCATTCGGGTAAGCTCCGAGGACGAAAACAAGGGGCTTGATGTCTCCCAGCATTCGGAAGTGGGTTACCAACTCTAGGCCCCTCAAGGAGCAGCATCCCATGAAAAAGATTGAAGTCATCACCCGGCCTTATAAGCTCGATGAAGTCAAGGAAGCCCTGACCACCGCCGGAATCAAGGGCATGACCGTCTCCGAGGTCAAAGGCTTCGGCCGTCAGCGCGGGCACACCGAGGTCTACCGCGGCGCGGAATACCAAGTCGATTTCGTGCCCAAGGTCAAAATCGAACTGGTGGTCGAAGACGCCCTGGCCGCCGAGATCATCAAGACCATCCAGAACGCCGCCCGCACCGGCGAGGTGGGCGACGGCAAGATCTTCGTCTCCCATATTGAAGACGTGGTGCGCATCCGCACCGGCGAGACCGGCAACGCCGCCGTCTAAGACAAAGTCCCCGGGAGAGGGCGCCGCCCTCTCCCGGACCCTCTCCCGCCGGGGGGAATCATTCCCCCCGGACCCCCCGAACGGGGTTTCTCATACGGCCAGGGGCCTGGGAGCATGCTCCCAGGCCCCTGGCCGTATGAGAAACCGGTGCGGGGCGCAGGCGGGCGTGCTCCACCGGAGCGAAGCCGTCGGAGGCCATAAGCACCCATGACCATTCCCGATCATCTGCCCCAGAGCGCCCGGGCCTTCGCGGCCTCGCGCCAGGCCCTTTTCGCCGATCTCGACGCCGGGAGGACCGGCGCCGGGTTCGTGGCCGCCCTGTCGGATCTGGCCGACCGCTATTTCGGCGAACGGCTGGCCGAATTCGGCCGCGGCGCCAGAGGAGGCGGGGAATTTTCCCTTGTGGCTGTCGGCGGCTACGGGCGGCGGGAACTGTGTCCTTTCTCGGATCTGGACGTGCTGCTGCTGTTTCCCGGAGAGCCGCCCGGGTGGGCCGGGGAACTGGCCCGGTTTCTGTTTTTTCCCCTGTGGGATTTGGGCCTCGAGATCGGGCACGGGGTGCGCGGCGTGGACGCCTGCCTGGATCTGGCCCGAAGCGATCATCAGGTCTTGGCGTCGTTTCTGGACGCCCGGCATCTGTGGGGCGACGTCCGGGTCTTCGCAGAGCTTGCCGCGCGCATGTCCCGGGAGGTCTTCCCCGAGCGGCGGGCGGCCTTCGCCCTGTGGCTGGCCGAGGCCAACATCGGCCGCGGCCGGGTGCACGGCGAGGCCGGGGCGCTCCTGGAGCCGCAGCTCAAGGAGGGCCTGGGGGGGCTTCGCGACGCGCATCAGGTGCGCTGGCTGTCGCATCTGGCCGATCTGGCCGGGGGCTATCAATCCCCGGCGGCCGAGGCGTTCGCGGCCTTGTCCCGTGATGCGGCGTTCCTGCTTGTGGTCCGCTGCCATCTGCACCGTATCGGCAACCGCAAGTCCGACAAGCTGCCCTTCGAGGTCCAGGAGCACATCGCCGCCAGACTGGGCTTTACGGAAAAAGACGGGGCGCTTGGGGTGGAGGTGTTTCTGGCCGAGCTTTTGCGGCGCATGTCCCGGGTGAAAAATCTGCGCGAGGCCTTGTGGCCGGGGCTGGCCGTGGCCCTGGGGGCCCTGTCCGACCGTCCCCCGGAGGTGGTGGGCGACGGCGTGGCCAAGGGGCCGTCCGGGCTGGATTTCGCCCCGGGGCTGAGCGATGCCCAGGCCTTTTCCCGGTTGTTTCTGCTTTTCGGCACGGCCGTGCGCACGGGCGAGCCCCTGGCCTTTTCCGCCGTGCGCCGGGCTCGGGAACTGGCTTTTCGGCACGGGGACCGGCTGTGCGCCGACCCGGCGGCCCTGGCCTCCCTGGTGGGCATCCTGGCCGCCGACGCCTCGGGCCGGGTGGCCGAGGCCCTGTTCGAATCCGGGGTGCTGTCGGCCATGCTGCCGGAATTCGCCCGGGTGGGGCATCTGGTCAAATTCGACCTGTACCATGTGCATCCCGTGGGCCGACACAGCCTGGAGGCCGTGCGGCGGCTGGCCGAGGCCGGGGCCTTTCCCGAGAGCCGCTACCATGCGCTTTTTACCAGCGTGGCCCACCTGGACCGCTTGATCCTGGGCGCGCTGTTTCACGACATCGGCAAGGGACTTGGCGGGGAGCACGCCGAGAAGGGGGCGGGCATCGCCCGGTCGGCCCTGGCCCGGTTCGGCGTGGACCCGGAGACCGTGGAGGAAGTGGCCTTTTTGGTGCGCGAGCACCTCTTTCTGGCGGACACGGCCTCGCGCCGCGACCTGTCCGACCGCGACGTGGCCGCCGCCTGCGCTGCCCGGGCCGGGACCATGGACCGCCTGAACATGCTATTGCTTTTGACCTATGCCGATGCCCGGGCCACAGGGCCGTCCGCCTGGACGGGATGGAAGGAAAGCCTGGTCTGGGAGCTGTACCGGCGCACGGCCCGAATGCTTTCCGAGGGCAACCTTTTCGACGAGCACGACGCCGGACGCATGCTGCGCACCCGGGACCGGGTCCGGGCCGCCGCCCGGGGGATCATGCCCGAGGCCGAGGTCGAGGCCTGTCTGGACCAGATGCCGCCGCGCTATCTGATCATCCTGGATGTCGCCGACATCACCCGGCACCTGGGGCTGGTGGCCAGGTTGCGCCAGGAGGCCAGGGATCTGGCGGTGCGCCTGCCCCGGGGCCGGGCCGGGGCGGCAGGGGAAGAGGCTGCCGGATATGCCCCGGGGGCGGTGGTCTTGGAGGCCCGGCCCGCGCCCGGGGGGGCCGGGCATGAGCTCACGGTGGCGGCCATGGAGACGCCGGGGCTTTTCGCGGTCCTGGCCGGGGTCTTGGCCCTGCATGACGTGAACATCCTGTCGGCGGAGGTGTTTTTGTGGGGGGACGGCACGGCCATCTACGTCTTCGGGGTGTCGGACCCGCCGGACGCCCTGTATGCCGAGGAGTTGTGGACCCGGGTGGGGGGGGCGGTGCGCTATGCGCTTTTGGGCAGGCTGGCCCTGGAATACCGCCTGGACCAGAAACGTCGGTCGCCTCTCGCCTGCCGACAGGGACAACCGGGAGGGCCGGTGGCCGTGCAGGTGGAAAATAAGACCTCGGCCCTGTATACGCTCATTGAGATTTCGGCCCCGGATCGCCTGGGGCTTTTGTACGACATCGCCCATGTCATGGCGGGCCTGCGCCTGGAGGTGCGGCTGGCCAAGGTGGACACCCTGGGGGAGCGGGCCCGCGACGTGTTCTACGTGCGCGGGGCCGACGGCAAAAAGATCGAAGACGAGGGGCAGGCCCGGGAGATCGAGGCCGCGCTCATGCACCGGCTGGGGTGTTGACGCCGACGGATTGACCCGCGCCCGGGACGCTCAGACCGTGCCGAATCTGGATGCCGCCGGGGCCGGTGCGCCGCGCAAAAGCCCTTCGGTGCTCAAATCCTCGTCGATGTCCGGCCAGTGGATGCCGTAGCCGCCCCCGCAGATCTCGAAACGCTGCCGGGCCGATTCCTTGGCGGACAGCAGCCGGGGATACCAGGCCAGAGGGACCGAGATGGTCCGGCCGTCCATGAGGTCCACCACCAGGCTATCCGGAGTCATGCGGACCTCCTTGACCCGTTCATCGGCCGCGGGCGCCAAAATACCCATGCCATGCCTCCTTGAGATGTGCCTTGTGGGTTTCCACGAATTCGTGCAGCCGCCGGAGCTCCTGCGGAGAGAAACCGAAATTTCTGGCCAGGCTGACGGGCTCCAGCCAGAATTTGGCCGACAGTGCGCCTCGGTCCACATGCACATGCCCGGGTTCGTTGGGCTCATGGCTGAAGAAATAATACCGGTAGGGGCCGTCGCGCAAGACTGTGGGCATGATGTCCTCGCCGAGTGGCGTGGTGCGCCGGGCAAGAGTCGTTTTTTTACCCCATGCCTCAATTCGCGGGCCGGGGCAATCGCAAGCGTTCATTCCTGCGAGGCCGCCCGGGCCGTCTTGACGCCGCCCCGGCCCGCCGGATACATGACGGACCATGAGCGCATGCCGCCGTCCGGCGGCCATTTTGGAGGTGATCCATGGACCAGGCTGAATCCAGCGACGCCCAGCCGCGTATGCCCCGTATCGGCGAACCAGCCCCGGCTTTCGAGGCCGAAACCACCCAGGGCGATCTGCGCCTGGACGATTACGCCGGAAGCTGGTTGGTTTTTTTCTCCCACCCGGCGGATTTCACCCCGGTATGCACCACGGAATTTCTGGCCTTCGCCAAGCTGTATCCGGCATTCAAGGAAAACGGCTGCGAGCTTTTGGGCCTGTCCACGGATTCGGTCTATTCCCACATCGCCTGGGTGCGCAACATTGAGACCGTCTTCGGGGTCAGGATCGCCTTCCCCATCGTGGCCGACGCCGGGCGCGAGGTGGCCCGGGCCTACGGCATGATCATGCCTGCGGAGTCGGGCACCGAGGCCGTGCGCACGGTGTTCGTCATCGACGACCGGCAGATTGTGCGCGCCGTGCTCTCCTACCCCATGACCACCGGCCGCAGCGTGGACGAGATTTTGCGGCTGGTCCAGGCCCTGCGGGCCACGGACAGGCACGGCGTGGCCACCCCGGCCGGTTGGCTGCCCGGGGACAAGGTCATCGTGGCCCCTCCGCGCACCCAGGAGATGGCCGAGGAACGCGTGAAGGCCGGTGATCCGGATTGCCGGGACTGGTATTTCTGCCTGAGAACCCCGGGGTGATCTGTATTTTGTTTGTATTTTAAACTTTTTCTAGATGTTGAACGTAGGATTACTGCCATTTCGTAGACCATATTTGCCTTCCTAAAGCAACACAAGCTGAATGTATCCCAGCTAAATCTGGAGAGCTTGCCAGAAAGTCAGACAAAGAATGCAAGTATTTATGAGGAAGAAATATTTGAGAAGTGTAGTCAGTGCAGAAGTATTAATAGTCCCCGATTATATATGATTGTATAGCTGGGCGGAGTGCTTAGTGATCGATAAAATTGTATTTACAATTGACAGTTGCTCAGAAAATGGCGATGAATTTGGGTTAAATGAAGCAATTGAATGCTGCTACAACTATCTTGATAGCTTGAATGACTGTGATTGTGATGTGCCCTTGGTGCATTATTTCGTCGCTAATGCATATTCGGCAATAAGGGACATCGAAAAGAGTAGAGGGAATATATCTGACTGGGATTGGGAGAATGACGCGCGAAGCAAGGAATTACTACATCTTAGAAAATGTATCTCGAGTAGTTCATTCAAACAATTAGATAAAACTAGGCAGTGCCAAGCTCTTACAAACTTAGCAAATTTGCTCAGTAACACCGGACGACCAATACAGGCCATAAAAATATGGAATAGAGCAATCGAGGTAGACAGTTTTTTTTCAATGGCAATTTTCAACAAGGCCCTTGGGCTACATTCATATGCCGGGTTATTGTTTGATGATGGCCATAAGTTTTTGTTTTTTCAAGAGATATATAAGATATATCGCCTTGCAAACGAGCCAAAATATTTATTTGGTCTCGAGCAATTTTCAGCCAAGTCCATCACTGGAATGGCTTCTGAATTCTGTACATGGTGGAGTTCGAACAAAAGTGAAATAGCAGAACAACTTAAAATGTATCATAATTATATAAGTGACTATGATGAAAGCCTGGGAAACTCAAAAGAGGAAGTTGCTTACAGAAATTGGTGTCTGGAACATATTCTATTTATTAATCCCCTCAACGATCTCGGCCGCTACAAACTTGCAGGTCGGGATATATGTTTTATCCCGTCAATGACTCTTAAAGTTGGCGAAGGCCCTTTTTTGCAAGCACTATATCAGCAAATGGTTCATGAATATGGATCATCCCGGTATCTTTTTTATCAAGCATTGCAAAACAAACGCGATTCTCATTTTTGCATGTCTGACATATTTTATGTGGATACATCCGATAGCCCTCAGCATGGTTATTGGATTGATATGATAAAGGCATCGTTTAAAATTATTTATGGAATATTTGACAAAATTGGAACTTTTATCAGTAAATACTATACAGTAGAGTCTAAAGCAGTTTACTTCAAGACAATTTGGTATAAAAAACAAAAAAAAGA
Above is a genomic segment from Desulfolutivibrio sulfodismutans DSM 3696 containing:
- a CDS encoding SH3 domain-containing protein, translating into MPRRTLTPLLALLLALAILPACSVSIGTKPASPTPAPVASPSPRTERVTIQGLNLRQGPSSKSAVIGGLDRDEMVTVLERQENWIRVRTADGREGFAYGAYLTGFDIRPAKPRTGKRPAAPGGPDASDALTEEEEQELWN
- a CDS encoding FlgO family outer membrane protein, with amino-acid sequence MPRASAFLLFLLLGLLAVPLAPAQAAEAESPSSGATFRAADRQKIAILEFEPVTAKARNSEKGRLVSEMLTTAAVNSGRFEVVERRIISRLLEELEFGERGLTYTSAALKVGAMAGATAIVSGSVAEEDGKTRIDARFIDVETGRILWAGVAMGPASLSGISDATKRLFRDLAAFADAARRQPPPAAPKDDDAATAPPAAPPGDEAPPPPAAAEAPPGPGVTDAAADALRRAARHHEAAKTHGRAKRYAKAEKELDAALALAPGRAEYFVARGHARYFLGRPAEALADYDQALAAGDAQAAVHSMRGLCLIALGRPGEALSAYDQAVALDPGNPGLFIRRAKLLASLGRPSDMCRDLEAACRLGQCPPIENARKEGSCPAAP
- a CDS encoding FkbM family methyltransferase, which encodes MPRPMFHDLDPALVHDTPPLDRLAELRPAADPVIVDGGANKGRTTARFLELFPRARVAAFEPLPELARKLEKRYLGDARVVVQACALGPQAATAELTVLSRRTLSSMLPPTGIHEKYADQDIRQTARVTVPVVRLDAALPQGADIIKLDLQGYELAALQGAVGILPRAALILAETAFYPLYDGQPLFPELREFLAAHGFAFEGLYDPFSDAKGRLASGDALFTANAPGPGR
- a CDS encoding response regulator, with the protein product MKSPLVLIVDDDPTLRESVSLWLSHSGYQTAQAENGRQALGLLEKQRPDLILLDLRMPVLDGFGFLAELAHVADPPPVVVISGRGEVRDVVESFRRGATDFIVKPIESYELLDHAAQAAITAAETQRRMLRAEARYFELVQNLPLLVFALRPDLTLEFVNKNCRAMFGQSRATALAVPGWFVQQAHADDRQAIRDVIGQAFSGVSRPLSLDCRFLRPDGTITHCILKVMSATEAPEGDGMLVEGLLIDITDRVELERLMVQQEKLKTLGAISAEVAHEIRNPLFSIAGFAKRLHDRHPEAHETEIILAEAARLEALVDRIRTYLQPADQHPVCLGMGGVIAQVLEALSPELVGRDVVCRTDFSRAVTAVEEDPLLLGQVVTAMVRHGAAHMPRGGTMDVTAWSDDTFSRLTVAYPEAQPAREPERLFLPFEESGTGPGLALARRLAQDMGGSLAYAHDAGRAVFTLTLPLFPHAHASDQPEDASGGTS
- a CDS encoding ammonium transporter — its product is MNAADTGFILICAALVMFMTPGLALFYGGMVRAKNVLGTVMHSMVILGVVSIVWAVIGYTLSFGSDIGGLIGGMDFFGLNGVGVEPKAGVDNLPHLAFMIFQCMFAVITPALITGAFAERIKFTGFLLFTILWVIFVYSPMCHWVWGGGWLAGLGALDFAGGAVVHMSSAASALACAIYLGKRSGYGKQPFMPHNLPLTVLGAAILWFGWFGFNAGSALAANGLAASAFTTTHMAAAAAAIGWMVVEWIHRGKPTTLGFVSGAVAGLVAITPAAGFVTVMPAIVIGLLAGGICYGGVLLKHLFGYDDSLDVVGIHGLGGTWGALATGLFATKTVNELGNNGLFFGNPGQLWIQFISVVATWAFCFVMTMILLKVVDVVTGIRVSSEDENKGLDVSQHSEVGYQL
- a CDS encoding P-II family nitrogen regulator; protein product: MKKIEVITRPYKLDEVKEALTTAGIKGMTVSEVKGFGRQRGHTEVYRGAEYQVDFVPKVKIELVVEDALAAEIIKTIQNAARTGEVGDGKIFVSHIEDVVRIRTGETGNAAV
- the glnD gene encoding [protein-PII] uridylyltransferase, coding for MTIPDHLPQSARAFAASRQALFADLDAGRTGAGFVAALSDLADRYFGERLAEFGRGARGGGEFSLVAVGGYGRRELCPFSDLDVLLLFPGEPPGWAGELARFLFFPLWDLGLEIGHGVRGVDACLDLARSDHQVLASFLDARHLWGDVRVFAELAARMSREVFPERRAAFALWLAEANIGRGRVHGEAGALLEPQLKEGLGGLRDAHQVRWLSHLADLAGGYQSPAAEAFAALSRDAAFLLVVRCHLHRIGNRKSDKLPFEVQEHIAARLGFTEKDGALGVEVFLAELLRRMSRVKNLREALWPGLAVALGALSDRPPEVVGDGVAKGPSGLDFAPGLSDAQAFSRLFLLFGTAVRTGEPLAFSAVRRARELAFRHGDRLCADPAALASLVGILAADASGRVAEALFESGVLSAMLPEFARVGHLVKFDLYHVHPVGRHSLEAVRRLAEAGAFPESRYHALFTSVAHLDRLILGALFHDIGKGLGGEHAEKGAGIARSALARFGVDPETVEEVAFLVREHLFLADTASRRDLSDRDVAAACAARAGTMDRLNMLLLLTYADARATGPSAWTGWKESLVWELYRRTARMLSEGNLFDEHDAGRMLRTRDRVRAAARGIMPEAEVEACLDQMPPRYLIILDVADITRHLGLVARLRQEARDLAVRLPRGRAGAAGEEAAGYAPGAVVLEARPAPGGAGHELTVAAMETPGLFAVLAGVLALHDVNILSAEVFLWGDGTAIYVFGVSDPPDALYAEELWTRVGGAVRYALLGRLALEYRLDQKRRSPLACRQGQPGGPVAVQVENKTSALYTLIEISAPDRLGLLYDIAHVMAGLRLEVRLAKVDTLGERARDVFYVRGADGKKIEDEGQAREIEAALMHRLGC